The following proteins are encoded in a genomic region of Sorangiineae bacterium MSr12523:
- a CDS encoding CoA pyrophosphatase → MLDSYDLPTVRERLARHPHGPLEAETEGRMAAVAAILRDGHDGEDAEILLIRRAERARDPWSGHMAFPGGRRESVDRTIVDTAIRETREEVGLDLAAHGTVLHRLPNRAATARGKITDLTVAAFVFELPRAETTLTSNGEVAEAIWTPLGPLARGETVTTFEYVHEDTVLTFPGYRVGERVVWGLTWRMLQALFTVLHA, encoded by the coding sequence ATGTTAGATTCCTACGATCTTCCCACCGTTCGAGAGCGACTTGCCCGTCATCCGCATGGCCCCCTGGAGGCCGAAACCGAAGGCCGCATGGCTGCCGTTGCCGCCATTTTGCGTGACGGGCACGACGGCGAGGACGCGGAAATCCTCCTGATTCGCCGCGCCGAGCGGGCGCGGGATCCCTGGTCGGGGCACATGGCCTTCCCCGGCGGACGCCGGGAATCGGTCGATCGCACCATCGTGGACACGGCCATCCGAGAGACGCGCGAGGAGGTCGGTCTCGACCTCGCCGCGCACGGTACGGTGCTTCACCGACTTCCCAACCGCGCCGCCACCGCGCGCGGCAAGATCACCGATCTCACGGTGGCGGCCTTCGTCTTCGAGCTTCCGCGCGCCGAAACGACGCTCACTTCCAATGGCGAGGTCGCCGAGGCGATCTGGACTCCATTGGGTCCGCTCGCGCGGGGAGAGACGGTGACGACCTTCGAGTACGTGCACGAAGACACCGTGCTGACGTTCCCCGGTTACCGCGTCGGGGAGCGCGTCGTCTGGGGTCTCACGTGGCGCATGCTGCAAGCACTTTTCACCGTGCTGCACGCATAA
- a CDS encoding peptidoglycan-binding protein, translating to MSDTIHESEKFGRIDLANTAGVQTALGFLGFDPGEVDGLDGPKTRAALKAFQESVGITADGLIGPNSRRELLSALQTASANA from the coding sequence ATGAGCGACACCATTCATGAGTCCGAAAAGTTCGGCCGCATCGATCTCGCCAACACGGCAGGCGTCCAGACCGCGCTCGGTTTCCTCGGCTTCGATCCGGGTGAGGTCGATGGCCTCGACGGTCCCAAGACCCGCGCCGCGCTGAAGGCCTTCCAGGAGTCGGTCGGCATCACCGCCGATGGTCTCATCGGGCCCAATTCACGGCGCGAGTTGCTCAGCGCCTTGCAGACGGCATCGGCGAACGCGTAG
- a CDS encoding EcsC family protein, which yields MNSSHDFPPPSGSQLTPYEQSALDDVVAESLSPYRTPISTLVHVLNGPVASEAEPDMMARGIWRFLAAATDLASRTVPSERLRELRRLAMRPMRSVADIARLDLWEVDETARWLESKYAIMGALLGVGTAAFGLRGLMVGKPLVTWLAMRQISEYGRRYGFDLSDPHERTFATQIFVASLCPRLLPRDAAPDHLSAVTNAAKRVSRFAGVLDMVRGVVRKVMRSKKVRASPVIVAVGAAVYSAWFMRGVARTAAIAYRERFIARKHHVPVAALEPFEQMPPTMPSRSEAYPPAPYGRSDEARPASARVGVVR from the coding sequence GTGAACTCTTCGCACGATTTCCCGCCTCCCTCGGGATCGCAGCTGACGCCCTACGAGCAGTCCGCGCTCGACGACGTCGTGGCCGAGTCGCTGTCACCGTACCGAACGCCGATCTCGACGTTGGTGCACGTGTTGAACGGCCCCGTGGCCTCGGAGGCCGAGCCCGACATGATGGCCCGCGGCATCTGGCGCTTCCTCGCCGCCGCCACCGATCTGGCCTCGCGCACGGTCCCGAGCGAGCGACTTCGTGAGCTGCGCCGTCTGGCCATGCGGCCGATGCGCTCGGTCGCGGACATCGCGCGGCTCGACCTCTGGGAGGTCGACGAGACCGCGCGATGGCTCGAGTCGAAGTACGCCATCATGGGTGCGCTCTTGGGGGTCGGCACTGCGGCCTTCGGGCTTCGCGGGCTCATGGTGGGCAAGCCGCTCGTGACGTGGCTGGCCATGCGGCAGATCAGCGAGTACGGCCGGCGTTATGGGTTCGACTTGAGCGATCCGCACGAGCGCACCTTCGCGACGCAGATCTTCGTCGCGTCGCTATGCCCGCGCCTGCTGCCGCGCGACGCCGCGCCGGACCATCTCTCCGCGGTGACGAATGCGGCGAAGCGCGTGTCACGCTTCGCCGGCGTGCTCGACATGGTGCGCGGGGTGGTTCGCAAGGTGATGCGCTCCAAGAAGGTGCGCGCGAGCCCGGTCATCGTGGCCGTCGGCGCGGCCGTCTACAGCGCGTGGTTCATGCGCGGCGTGGCGCGGACGGCGGCCATTGCCTACCGAGAGCGCTTCATCGCGCGCAAGCACCACGTGCCGGTGGCCGCGCTCGAGCCCTTCGAGCAAATGCCGCCTACCATGCCGTCGCGTAGCGAAGCTTATCCGCCTGCCCCATACGGAAGAAGCGACGAAGCTCGTCCCGCATCGGCAAGAGTCGGCGTGGTGCGATGA
- the groES gene encoding co-chaperone GroES — protein MSNIRPLQDRILLKRVKEEEKTKGGIIIPDTAKEKPIEGEVVAVGNGKILENGTVRKLDVKVGDRVLFGKYSGTEVKVDGEERLIVREDDILGVIEK, from the coding sequence ATGTCGAACATTCGTCCGCTGCAGGATCGCATTCTACTCAAGCGCGTGAAGGAAGAAGAGAAGACCAAGGGCGGGATCATCATCCCCGACACCGCAAAAGAGAAGCCGATCGAGGGCGAGGTCGTTGCTGTCGGCAATGGCAAGATCCTCGAGAACGGCACCGTCCGTAAGCTCGACGTGAAGGTGGGTGACCGCGTGCTGTTCGGCAAATACAGCGGCACCGAGGTGAAGGTCGACGGCGAAGAGCGCCTCATCGTCCGCGAGGACGACATCCTCGGCGTCATCGAGAAGTGA
- the groL gene encoding chaperonin GroEL (60 kDa chaperone family; promotes refolding of misfolded polypeptides especially under stressful conditions; forms two stacked rings of heptamers to form a barrel-shaped 14mer; ends can be capped by GroES; misfolded proteins enter the barrel where they are refolded when GroES binds), translating into MAAKEIVYTEHARNLILAGVNALADAVKVTLGPKGRNVVIEKSFGSPTVTKDGVTVAKEIELENRFENMGAQMVREVASKTSDVAGDGTTTATVLAQAIYREGSKLVAAGHNPMEIKRGIDKAVEAIVDGLKKQAKQTKDPKEIAQVGAISANGDKEIGDKLAEAMEKVGKEGVITVEESRTAETTLDVVEGMQFDRGYLSPYFVTDPERMEAVLDDPYILISEKKISNMKDLLPVLEAIARQQKPLVIIAEDIEGEALATLVVNKLRGTLHCAAAKAPGFGDRRKEMLKDIATLTGGQVIAEDLGLKLENVTISDLGRAKRVTLDKDNTTIVDGSGNKDKIKGRIAEIRGQIENTTSDYDREKLQERLAKLVGGVAVVKVGAATETEMKEKKARVEDALHATRAAVEEGIVAGGGVPLVRAQAILDGIKVSDEQKFGVNIIRRAIEEPLRQIVANAGLEGSIVVQKVKEGKDDFGYNAATDTYGNLLSEGVIDPVKVVRTALQNAASVASLMLTTECLVAERPKEEKAPAGGGHAGHGHGDF; encoded by the coding sequence ATGGCAGCGAAAGAAATCGTTTACACCGAGCACGCACGGAACCTGATTCTCGCGGGCGTCAACGCGCTGGCGGACGCCGTCAAGGTGACCCTCGGACCGAAGGGACGCAACGTCGTCATCGAGAAGAGCTTCGGCTCCCCGACGGTGACCAAGGACGGCGTCACGGTTGCGAAGGAAATCGAGCTCGAGAACCGTTTCGAGAACATGGGCGCGCAGATGGTGCGTGAAGTCGCTTCGAAGACGAGCGACGTGGCCGGCGACGGCACCACCACGGCGACCGTGCTCGCGCAAGCGATCTACCGCGAGGGCAGCAAGCTCGTCGCCGCGGGCCACAACCCGATGGAGATCAAGCGCGGCATCGACAAGGCGGTCGAGGCGATCGTCGATGGGCTCAAGAAGCAGGCGAAGCAGACCAAGGATCCGAAAGAGATCGCCCAGGTCGGCGCCATCAGCGCGAACGGCGACAAGGAAATCGGCGACAAGCTCGCCGAGGCCATGGAGAAGGTCGGCAAGGAAGGCGTCATCACCGTCGAGGAGAGCCGCACCGCCGAGACGACGCTGGACGTCGTGGAAGGCATGCAGTTCGACCGCGGCTACCTCTCGCCGTACTTCGTCACGGATCCGGAGCGCATGGAAGCGGTCCTCGACGATCCGTACATCCTCATCAGCGAGAAGAAGATCAGCAACATGAAGGATCTTCTCCCCGTTCTCGAGGCGATTGCCCGTCAGCAGAAGCCGCTGGTCATCATCGCCGAGGACATCGAGGGCGAGGCTCTCGCCACGCTCGTCGTCAACAAGCTCCGTGGCACGCTCCACTGCGCCGCCGCCAAGGCCCCCGGCTTCGGCGACCGCCGCAAGGAGATGCTCAAGGACATCGCGACCCTGACCGGCGGTCAGGTCATCGCCGAGGATCTCGGCCTCAAGCTCGAGAACGTCACCATCAGTGACCTCGGCCGCGCCAAGCGCGTCACGCTCGACAAGGACAACACGACGATCGTCGACGGCTCGGGCAACAAGGACAAGATCAAGGGCCGCATCGCGGAGATCCGCGGCCAGATCGAGAACACCACGTCCGACTACGACCGCGAGAAGCTCCAGGAGCGCCTCGCCAAGCTGGTCGGCGGCGTTGCGGTGGTCAAGGTCGGCGCTGCGACCGAGACCGAGATGAAGGAGAAGAAGGCCCGCGTCGAAGACGCGCTCCACGCGACCCGCGCGGCCGTGGAAGAGGGCATCGTGGCCGGCGGCGGCGTGCCGCTCGTCCGCGCCCAGGCCATCCTCGACGGCATCAAGGTGAGCGACGAGCAGAAGTTCGGCGTGAACATCATCCGTCGCGCCATCGAGGAGCCGCTCCGCCAGATCGTGGCGAACGCGGGCCTCGAAGGCTCGATCGTCGTGCAGAAGGTCAAGGAAGGCAAAGACGACTTCGGCTACAACGCCGCGACCGACACGTATGGCAACCTCCTCTCCGAGGGTGTCATCGATCCGGTCAAGGTCGTCCGCACCGCGCTGCAGAACGCGGCCTCCGTTGCGAGCCTCATGCTCACGACCGAGTGCCTCGTTGCCGAGCGTCCGAAGGAGGAGAAGGCTCCGGCGGGCGGCGGTCACGCAGGTCACGGCCACGGCGACTTCTGA